One genomic region from Arthrobacter pigmenti encodes:
- the purH gene encoding bifunctional phosphoribosylaminoimidazolecarboxamide formyltransferase/IMP cyclohydrolase: MTLTNLDRVPIRRALISVYDKTGLEELAQGLHSAGVRIVSTGSTARKIAAAGIPVQEVEEVTGSPEMLDGRVKTLHPRVHGGILADRRVPAHMDTLAQMEIEAFDLVVVNLYPFVHTVKSGAGQDDVVEQIDIGGPAMVRSAAKNHAAVAIVVDPANYASVVQAASEGGFDLKTRQRLAARAFAHTASYDNAVATWTASQFLDEDGDGVVDWPAYAGLALERSEVLRYGENPHQQAALYVDKAAPVGIAQADQLHGKAMSYNNFVDADAALRAAFDLAEPAVAVIKHANPCGVAIGSADAVDPIADAHAKAHACDPVSAFGGVIAANRTVTAGMARTVKDIFTEVVIAPGFDPEAVAILSQKKNIRLLALPEGYDRYPTEIRQVSGGVLLQVSDTVQADGDNPENWTLAAGEPADEATLADLAFAWTACRAAKSNAILLARDGAAVGVGMGQVNRLDSCRLAVERANTLDGDGEERARGAVAASDAFFPFADGLQILIDAGVRAVVQPGGSVRDQEVIDAATAAGITMYFTGARHFFH, translated from the coding sequence GTGACTTTGACCAACCTTGACCGCGTTCCCATCCGCCGCGCGCTGATTTCCGTTTACGACAAGACGGGGCTCGAGGAACTCGCGCAGGGGTTGCATTCCGCCGGCGTGCGTATTGTGTCGACCGGTTCCACGGCCAGGAAGATTGCGGCCGCCGGAATTCCGGTTCAGGAAGTCGAAGAGGTTACAGGCTCGCCCGAGATGCTGGACGGCCGCGTCAAGACCCTCCACCCGCGCGTTCACGGCGGGATTCTTGCCGATCGTCGGGTGCCGGCCCACATGGACACGCTTGCGCAGATGGAGATTGAGGCCTTCGACCTGGTGGTGGTGAATCTTTATCCGTTCGTCCACACAGTCAAGTCGGGGGCCGGACAGGACGACGTCGTCGAGCAGATCGATATCGGTGGTCCCGCGATGGTCCGCTCGGCCGCGAAAAACCACGCCGCCGTCGCCATTGTGGTTGATCCCGCGAACTACGCCAGTGTTGTGCAAGCCGCCAGTGAGGGAGGGTTCGATCTGAAGACGCGCCAGCGGCTCGCAGCCCGTGCCTTTGCGCACACAGCTTCCTATGACAATGCGGTGGCCACCTGGACAGCGAGTCAGTTCCTCGACGAAGACGGGGACGGCGTGGTGGACTGGCCGGCCTACGCCGGTCTCGCGCTCGAGCGCTCCGAGGTGCTGCGCTACGGCGAAAACCCGCACCAACAGGCCGCGCTCTACGTGGACAAGGCAGCTCCGGTGGGAATCGCGCAGGCCGATCAGCTGCACGGCAAGGCGATGAGCTACAACAACTTCGTGGACGCGGACGCCGCTCTGCGTGCCGCTTTCGACTTGGCGGAACCCGCCGTCGCCGTCATCAAGCATGCGAACCCATGCGGTGTTGCCATCGGCTCCGCAGACGCAGTGGATCCAATCGCTGACGCCCACGCCAAAGCGCATGCCTGTGACCCGGTATCAGCCTTCGGCGGGGTGATTGCGGCCAACCGGACGGTCACGGCGGGCATGGCCCGGACCGTGAAGGACATCTTCACCGAGGTTGTCATCGCTCCGGGTTTCGATCCCGAAGCGGTGGCGATCCTGTCGCAGAAGAAGAACATCCGCCTTCTCGCGCTGCCTGAAGGCTATGACCGGTACCCGACGGAAATCCGGCAGGTCTCAGGCGGAGTGCTCCTCCAGGTCAGCGACACCGTGCAGGCCGACGGCGACAATCCGGAGAACTGGACCCTCGCCGCGGGCGAGCCGGCTGATGAGGCAACCCTCGCCGATCTCGCCTTTGCCTGGACCGCGTGCCGTGCCGCGAAGTCCAACGCAATCCTGCTCGCCCGGGACGGTGCCGCCGTCGGCGTCGGAATGGGGCAGGTCAACCGGCTCGATTCCTGCCGCCTCGCGGTGGAGCGGGCCAACACGCTCGACGGTGACGGTGAGGAGCGCGCGCGCGGCGCCGTGGCGGCGTCGGACGCGTTCTTCCCCTTCGCAGATGGTCTGCAGATCCTGATCGACGCCGGTGTCCGCGCCGTCGTCCAGCCCGGCGGTTCGGTGCGCGACCAGGAGGTTATCGACGCCGCGACGGCCGCCGGTATCACCATGTACTTCACCGGGGCACGCCACTTCTTTCACTGA
- a CDS encoding NADP-dependent isocitrate dehydrogenase: MARIIYTHTDEAPMLATYSFLPIIEAYASTAGVEVETRDISLAGRIIANFSDYVTEEQRIGDALAELGELATKAEANIIKLPNISASVPQLKAAITELQGQGYALPDYPDSPSSDEEVDVRARYDKIKGSAVNPVLREGNSDRRAPQSVKNYARKNPHTMGTWTADSKTNVATMSDGDFRSNELSVVIKADDSLTIQHVAEDGTATVLKKAFGVLAGEVIDGTVMRAAALDEFLAAQVQLAKNDGVLFSAHLKATMMKVSDPIIFGHIVRAFMPEVFASYGEQLEAAGLSPNNGLGSILSGLDKLPEDVRGEVEAAIRKGLDDGPDLAMVDSDKGITNLHVPSDVIVDASMPAMIRTSGHMWGPDGQEADTLAVLPDSSYAGIYQVVLDDCRANGAFDPTTMGTVPNVGLMAQAAEEYGSHNKTFEIETAGTVQILDGSGAVLIEHEVQPGDIWRACQTKDIAIRDWVKLAVTRARASATPAVFWLDEDRAHDANLIAKVREYLLDHDTEGLQLEILSPVKATAFTLERIRKGEDTISVTGNVLRDYLTDLFPILELGTSAKMLSIVPLINGGGLFETGAGGSAPKHVQQLVRENHLRWDSLGEFLALAVSFEHLATSTGNARAQILADTLDRATATFLLENKSPSRKAGELDNRGSHFYLAQFWAKELAEQAEDAELAAAFSAVAKELTSNEETIVSELLAVQGSPVDIGGYYRPDIEKVVSVMRPSAKLNEVLSSLS, encoded by the coding sequence ATGGCCAGAATCATCTATACCCACACCGACGAAGCGCCCATGCTGGCCACGTACTCGTTCCTGCCGATCATCGAAGCGTACGCTTCGACGGCGGGTGTGGAGGTGGAAACCCGCGACATCTCACTGGCCGGCCGCATCATTGCGAACTTCAGCGACTACGTGACCGAGGAACAGCGCATCGGTGACGCATTGGCCGAACTGGGTGAATTGGCCACCAAGGCTGAAGCCAACATCATCAAGCTGCCCAACATCAGCGCCTCGGTTCCGCAGCTGAAGGCCGCCATTACCGAGCTCCAGGGCCAGGGCTACGCGCTCCCGGACTACCCGGACAGCCCCTCAAGCGATGAGGAAGTGGATGTTCGCGCGCGGTATGACAAGATCAAGGGCTCAGCCGTGAACCCCGTGTTGCGTGAGGGCAACTCGGACCGCCGCGCACCCCAATCTGTGAAGAACTACGCACGCAAGAACCCGCACACCATGGGTACCTGGACAGCCGACTCCAAGACCAACGTCGCAACCATGAGCGACGGCGACTTCCGTTCTAACGAGTTGTCAGTGGTGATCAAGGCAGACGATTCCCTCACCATCCAGCACGTCGCTGAAGACGGTACTGCAACCGTTCTGAAGAAGGCCTTCGGCGTGCTCGCCGGTGAAGTGATCGACGGAACGGTGATGCGCGCAGCGGCGCTTGATGAGTTCCTCGCCGCGCAGGTTCAGCTTGCGAAGAACGACGGCGTGCTGTTCTCCGCACACCTGAAGGCAACGATGATGAAAGTCTCGGACCCGATCATCTTCGGCCACATCGTCCGCGCGTTCATGCCCGAGGTTTTCGCCTCTTACGGCGAGCAGCTCGAGGCTGCAGGCCTGAGCCCGAACAACGGCCTCGGCTCCATCCTGAGCGGGCTGGACAAGCTTCCCGAGGACGTGCGCGGTGAGGTTGAGGCCGCCATTCGCAAGGGGCTCGACGACGGCCCGGACCTGGCGATGGTCGATTCAGACAAAGGCATCACCAACCTGCACGTGCCCAGCGACGTGATTGTCGACGCCTCCATGCCGGCCATGATCCGCACCTCCGGCCACATGTGGGGCCCGGATGGTCAGGAAGCGGACACCCTCGCGGTCCTGCCGGACAGTTCCTACGCCGGTATCTACCAGGTGGTGCTTGATGACTGCCGCGCCAACGGCGCCTTCGACCCAACCACCATGGGTACCGTTCCGAACGTAGGCCTCATGGCGCAGGCAGCGGAGGAGTACGGCAGCCACAACAAGACCTTCGAGATCGAGACCGCCGGTACGGTCCAGATTCTCGACGGATCGGGCGCAGTGCTGATCGAGCACGAGGTGCAGCCGGGCGACATCTGGCGTGCCTGCCAGACCAAGGACATTGCCATCCGCGACTGGGTGAAGCTGGCCGTTACCCGTGCCCGCGCCTCCGCTACGCCAGCCGTCTTCTGGCTTGATGAGGACCGCGCCCATGATGCCAACCTCATTGCCAAGGTTCGGGAGTACCTGTTGGACCATGACACGGAGGGACTCCAGCTCGAGATCCTCTCGCCCGTCAAGGCCACCGCGTTCACCCTTGAGCGCATCCGCAAGGGCGAGGACACCATTTCCGTCACCGGAAACGTGTTGCGCGACTATCTCACGGACCTGTTCCCCATCCTTGAGCTGGGCACCAGCGCCAAGATGCTGTCCATCGTCCCGTTGATCAACGGTGGCGGCCTGTTCGAGACCGGCGCCGGTGGATCGGCTCCCAAGCATGTGCAGCAGCTGGTCCGCGAGAACCACCTGCGCTGGGACAGCCTGGGTGAGTTCCTCGCACTCGCCGTGAGTTTCGAGCATCTCGCCACCTCCACGGGCAACGCGAGGGCGCAGATTCTGGCGGACACGCTGGACCGCGCCACCGCCACCTTCCTCCTGGAGAACAAGTCGCCCAGCCGTAAGGCCGGCGAACTGGATAACCGCGGCAGCCACTTCTACCTTGCACAGTTCTGGGCGAAGGAGCTGGCCGAGCAGGCCGAGGACGCAGAACTGGCAGCTGCCTTCTCCGCCGTCGCGAAGGAACTCACGTCGAACGAAGAAACCATCGTTTCCGAGCTGCTTGCAGTCCAGGGATCACCCGTGGACATCGGTGGCTACTACCGTCCCGACATCGAGAAGGTCGTTTCGGTGATGCGTCCCTCCGCAAAGCTCAACGAGGTTCTGTCCTCGCTTAGCTGA